Proteins encoded together in one Salmo trutta chromosome 3, fSalTru1.1, whole genome shotgun sequence window:
- the LOC115181837 gene encoding frizzled-1-like, whose protein sequence is MSVSVRNAFAMDYNRVLCIFLQVFLLISLGSIRVNGQYGDRGMSIPEHGFCQPISIPLCTDIAYNETIMPNLLGHTNQEEAGLEVHQFYPLVKVQCSPDLKFFLCSMYAPVCTVLEQALPPCRSLCERARQGCEALMNKFGFQWPVSLACESFPVHGAGELCVGQNMSGQSTPVNPTPDVTEPPHDTGIVKGQFKCPASLKVPTYLNYRFLGEDDCGAPCEPKKSNGMMYFSEEELKFARIWIVIWSVLCCASTLFTVLTYLVDMKRFSYPERPIIFLSGCYTMVSIAYIAGFLLEDKVVCNDRFDNDIRTVVQGTKKEGCTILFMMLYFFSMASSIWWVILALTWFLAAGMKWGHEAIEANSQYFHLAAWAVPAIKTITILAVGQVDGDVLSGVCFVGINSVDALRGFVLAPLFVYLFIGTSFLLAGFVSLFRIRTIMKHDGTKTEKLEKLMVRIGIFSVLYTVPATIVIACYFYEQAFREQWERTWISQTCKTYAVPCPAHPHPNMSPDFTVFMIKYLMTLIVGITSGFWIWSGKTLNSWKRFYTRLANNRQGETTV, encoded by the coding sequence ATGTCTGTGTCCGTGCGTAATGCTTTCGCAATGGATTACAACAGAGTACTGTGTATATTTTTGCAGGTGTTTTTATTGATCAGTCTAGGATCTATAAGGGTAAATGGACAGTATGGCGACCGGGGAATGTCTATTCCGGAGCACGGCTTTTGCCAGCCGATTTCTATTCCACTTTGTACGGACATCGCATACAACGAGACCATCATGCCAAATTTACTAGGACACACAAACCAGGAGGAAGCAGGGCTCGAGGTACACCAGTTTTACCCGCTTGTGAAAGTCCAGTGTTCTCCTGATTTAAAGTTTTTCCTCTGCTCCATGTATGCGCCTGTGTGCACGGTGCTTGAGCAGGCGCTTCCCCCGTGCAGGTCACTGTGCGAGAGGGCGAGACAGGGCTGCGAGGCGCTCATGAACAAATTCGGTTTTCAGTGGCCGGTCAGCCTCGCTTGCGAGTCTTTCCCGGTTCACGGAGCGGGCGAGCTGTGCGTCGGGCAGAATATGTCGGGTCAAAGCACACCGGTCAATCCCACCCCTGATGTAACGGAGCCTCCGCACGATACTGGGATTGTAAAAGGACAGTTCAAGTGCCCGGCTTCTCTGAAAGTACCCACTTATTTGAATTACCGTTTTCTCGGTGAGGATGACTGTGGCGCACCTTGCGAGCCAAAGAAATCTAACGGCATGATGTACTTCAGCGAGGAAGAGTTAAAATTCGCCAGGATATGGATAGTAATCTGGTCCGTGTTATGTTGTGCATCCACGTTATTTACCGTTTTAACCTATCTGGTGGACATGAAGCGCTTCAGTTACCCTGAGCGTCCTATTATCTTCCTATCCGGTTGCTACACCATGGTTTCCATTGCCTACATAGCTGGATTTCTCCTTGAGGACAAGGTGGTTTGCAATGACAGGTTTGACAACGACATTAGGACTGTGGTGCAGGGTACCAAAAAGGAGGGATGTACCATCCTCTTCATGATGTTGTATTTTTTCAGCATGGCCAGCTCCATCTGGTGGGTCATCCTTGCCCTCACCTGGTTCCTGGCAGCAGGGATGAAGTGGGGCCACGAAGCCATCGAGGCCAACTCGCAGTACTTCCACCTGGCGGCGTGGGCTGTGCCCGCCATTAAAACCATCACTATCCTGGCGGTGGGCCAGGTGGACGGGGATGTCCTTAGCGGCGTGTGCTTCGTGGGCATCAACAGCGTGGACGCTCTCCGAGGCTTCGTCCTAGCGCCGCTCTTTGTCTACCTCTTCATTGGCACCTCGTTCCTCCTGGCCGGCTTCGTGTCTCTGTTCCGGATCAGAACCATCATGAAGCACGACGGCACCAAGACGGAGAAGCTGGAGAAGCTGATGGTGAGGATAGGGATCTTCAGCGTGCTCTACACCGTCCCCGCCACCATCGTCATCGCCTGCTACTTCTACGAGCAGGCCTTCCGGGAGCAGTGGGAGAGGACGTGGATCAGCCAGACGTGTAAGACGTACGCCGTGCCCTGTCCGGCCCACCCACACCCCAACATGAGCCCCGACTTCACCGTCTTCATGATCAAGTACCTCATGACTCTGATCGTGGGGATAACGTCCGGGTTCTGGATCTGGTCTGGGAAGACCCTCAACTCCTGGAAGAGGTTTTATACGAGACTGGctaacaacagacagggagagaccacggtgtga